A part of Streptomyces sp. DSM 40750 genomic DNA contains:
- a CDS encoding RBBP9/YdeN family alpha/beta hydrolase: MTETPPAPPTPAGNDGRAFLILHGWQNHRPAAHWQHWLADRLTDLGHEVAYPQLPEPDDPDLERWLAELDALLGELAGRRITVVCHSLACLLWLHAVARDDVLSGPVDRVLLVAPPAPEVALEHPEIAEFAPPEPAPARLAAAASYTRVVGSDSDPYCLRGAAATYAEPLDLPADVLPGEAHFDLDAGYGSWPSMFDWCLDPSPESYEKKPIHHRRHRTTASGS; this comes from the coding sequence ATGACTGAGACTCCGCCGGCTCCACCGACCCCCGCAGGCAACGACGGCCGCGCTTTCCTGATCCTGCACGGGTGGCAGAACCACCGGCCGGCCGCTCACTGGCAGCACTGGCTGGCCGACCGGCTCACCGATCTGGGCCACGAGGTGGCGTATCCGCAGTTGCCGGAGCCGGACGACCCGGATCTGGAGCGCTGGCTGGCAGAACTGGACGCGCTGCTGGGGGAGTTGGCGGGGCGGCGGATCACCGTGGTCTGCCACAGCCTGGCGTGTCTGCTGTGGCTGCACGCGGTCGCGCGGGACGACGTGCTGTCCGGCCCCGTCGACCGCGTCCTGCTCGTCGCCCCGCCCGCCCCGGAAGTCGCGCTGGAACACCCGGAGATCGCCGAGTTCGCCCCGCCGGAGCCGGCGCCCGCACGGCTGGCCGCGGCCGCCTCGTACACCCGGGTCGTCGGCAGCGACAGCGACCCGTACTGCCTGCGGGGCGCGGCCGCGACGTACGCCGAACCGCTGGACCTGCCCGCCGACGTGCTGCCGGGCGAGGCCCATTTCGACCTCGACGCGGGCTACGGTTCCTGGCCGTCGATGTTCGACTGGTGCCTCGACCCGTCACCCGAGTCGTACGAGAAGAAGCCCATCCACCACCGAAGGCACCGTACGACCGCCTCCGGGAGCTGA